From Halorussus lipolyticus:
GGGGAGGTACGAGGCTTGCGGTGGTGGTGCTGTCGCGGCGGGGTTGCGGTGCTGTGCGGAAGACGCCTTTGCCCACGTCTGAAGCTAGCTCTCGAACGGTTTCCCTCTCGGTTCATTCAGCTCTCTCTCGAATATTTGTCACATATATAGATTATATTAATCACACATATATTTGTCTACAAATCATTTTGAATCCTCTCTACCCAACAATCCCCAGAAAACACGCCCACTAAAGCGGCAGGCGCTCGATAATCTTGTCCACGAACGAGGGTTCCTCGACCTCCTCGTCGGGGTCGGGAATCACTTGCTCGTCGGGGGTGATGAGCGTCCGGTGGTCGCCCTCGTTGGCAGAGATGAGGCCGTCGTCTTTCAGGTTAGCGAGCGCGGTTTCGAGTTCGTCGATGTCGGCGTCCACCCGCGAGCGAATCTCGAAGACCGTCATCCCGTCGTCGTTCCGGTCCACGAGCGCGTCGAGTACCGCGACTTCGACCTCCTCGCGGTCCCGATACTCCCGCTTTGCCTTCATACGTGGGAGTATGACCGGCGGGTTTTTACCTTTATCTGAAACCGGGGTCGTCGTGAACCCGGCCGTCTCGAAGGCGAGAGTATTAAGCCCCGAAGCGACAGACGTGTGGGTATGGAAGTCAAATCTCGTCACCACCTGCGGAGCGACGAGGTGCGGGAAATCGAAGACGCACTGGCCGACGGACTCGGCGTCGAGTTGAACGCCGACACCTACGAACTGGTCGAACTGGAGGACTCGGAGTTCGAACTCGTCCTCGTGGACGGCGACCCCGCCGTCCTCTACTACGAGGAGGAACCCTTCTTGACGGTCCGCGGCGCGAACGAGTACCCGCCCCAGACGCGAGTCGTCACGGTGGACGCCGGCGCGGTCTCGTTCGTCAGCGACGGCGCGGACGTGATGCGCCCCGGCATCACCGAGGCCGACGAGGACATCTCGGCGGGCGACCTCGTGGCCATCGCCGAGGAGTCCCACGGCAAGGTGCTGGCTATCGGCCGCGCCCAGACCGAGGGGTCGGACATGGTGGGTAGCGAGGGCAAGGTGGTCTCGTCGGTCCACCACGTCGGCGACGAACTGTACGAGTTCAACGTCTAGAGACGACTTTTTCCAACGCGACGCAACTCGCCACGGGCGAATTCCCTCCCGTGGTCCGCTCGCTCACGTTCGTTCGCTCGCGGTGTTACTTCTCTCCGGACTACTTCTTGTGGCGACCCACCACCCCAGCACTGCGATTCCCGCGCCGAGCAACACCCCCGGTCCGACCGGGACCACGGCCTCGTCGGGGACCACGCCGCCGACCGCGAGCGCCAGCGAGACGCCCAGTCCCGCCGGGAGCGCAATCGACAGCAGGAGGGCACCCGAGCGCGGCGGCACCTCGTCCCAGAGGAGTCCCGCGCCGAACCCGACCGCACCGACCAGCGCGAGGAAGTACGACCAGACTGAGAGCGTCCACCCGGTCAGGAGTCCACCAGCAACGTAGACCGCCGACCCCACGAGCGCGCCGAGAAGACCGGCGAAGACCACGACGAACCCCGCGGTCGTCACCCATCCCCACGCCGACTGCGTTCTCGCGTAGTAGCCAGCGAGGCCGACGAGGGTCAGCGCGAGGACCGCGGGCGTGAGGAGGTCGAGTCTCCCGTAGCCGAGCAGAGTGGTCCCTCGTCCGGCGGCAAACGAGGCGACGACCAGTCCCGCCCACGTCAGGCCGCCCGCCATCCCGGCGAGTCCTGCGAGGCGCGTTCGTTCGCGACTGAACACGGCGCTACTCGTCGGTCGCTTCGCCGTCTGGCGACTCGTCGCCGGCCTCGTCGAGTTCGTCCTCGTCGTAGGCTTCTTCGTAGCGTTCGACCGCCATCTCGAAGCCCTCGCTGGCGAGTTCGTAGGTTTCCCGCAGGTCGTCGATGGGCGTCTCGGTGGCGTCCACTCGCAAATCGTCGTAGTAGGGTTCCATCTCGCGCTCCTCGGTGCGCTCGACCAGCAGGGCCGCGCTCTGGACGTGGAGGTCCTCGCGCTTGTCGCCGCCCTCGGCGTAGCCCGCAGAGAGGGCGTCCACGAGTCGCTCGGCGAGGGGCCGGTCGTCGTCGCGCCCGTCTCGCGTCTCCGCGCTCGACGTTTCCGCGCCGCGGGGCGGTGCGCTCTGCTCGTATTCGTCGGCCACGGCCTCGATGACCGACTCGCCGGTCAGGAGATTCCCGGCCACGGTGTAGCTATCGCCCTCGATGTGGCCGTACCAGTCCTTGCACTCGTCGCCCGAGAAGACGAAGGTGCCCTCTGAATCGACACCGTGGAGTTGGCGCTGAGATGCGCCCTCGTCTGCGTTGAGCAGGGCTTGGAGGGCGTCCTCGACCGCCAAACCGTCGTCCAGATACTCGATACCCTTCCGACCCAACTCGACGTTCACCAGACTCTGGGTCGCTACCGCGCCGCTCTCGCTGGCGAAGGGACAGAGCGTGCCGACCGCCGGCAGGCGTGTCGTGACCGCCACGCCGAATCTGGTCTGGTCGGTGCCGTCGCTATCGGTGTACTCCTCCCGAACGCAGATGCTGAAGGTCATGCTCCAATCGAAGACCCGCCCGGCCAAAAAAGTCGGTTTCGCGGAAATTCGTCGCGGCTCGAGGCGTTACTGGACTTCGACGGTGAAGTCGTTGACCTCGCCGTAGTCGCCCGTGACGCCCGGCTCCTCGAAGCTGTTCCAGCTAAGTCGGACGCGAACGAGCGTCTGGCCCGTCGCGGCGTCGCTCGGCACGTCCACCGTCGCGGTGTACGTCGAGGTGTCGTCGTTCACGTTCGACATGATTTGGGTCTCGGTCGCGGTGGACCAGTCGCCGTTCTGGTCCCAGTCCACGTAGACGTTCCCGTAGTGGCCGTCGTAGCCGCCGTCCGAGAAGTCGAGTTCGATGTCGAACGACCCGCCTGCGCTGACCGTGATGGGTCCGGAACAGGTGAAGTCCTCGTAGGCGTTGTCCGCCGAACTCTCCGAGAACTGACCCGTGACAGTCACGGCGTCGATGTTCTCGCTACCGCTGGACCCGGTTCCGCTGGGCCACTGGGTCGCGTCGAGACAGTCGCCGCCGCCACCGCCGCCGGTGTCGCCGTTGATGGCGGCTTCCACGTCGAGGAGGCCGGCACCCTGCTCGTTGGAGCCGAGACCGATGTCCTCGGCGGTGTTCTTGAGCGTACTCCGAGCCTCGGTGTTGCTCGCGCCGTTGGCCATCAACTGGGCACCTGCGCCCGAAACGTGGGGACACGACATCGAGGTGCCCGAGAGGGTGTCGTAGCCGCCGCCTGCGTAGGTCGAGTAGACGCTTCCGCCGGGCGCGGCGAGTTCGATTTCGGAACCGGTCGACGAGAAACTCGACAGCGAGTCGTCCTCGTCGGTCGAGGAGATGGCCATCGCGTTGCTGTAAGCCGCGGGGTAGCCCACGCAGTCCGAACACGGACCGGAGTTACCGGCGGACGAGACCACCAGCACGCCGTTGTTGTAGGCGTAATCCACGGCATCCTTGAGTGCCGAGGTGCCCGAACTCGCGCCGAGGCTGAGGCTCGCAACGTCGTAGCCTTGGTCTGCGGCCCACTCGATGCCGGCCGCAACGTCCGAGAACGAACCGCTCCCGTCGTCGCCCAGCACCTTGCCGGCGTGGAGCGTGGCCTCGGTGGAGACGCCCACGACGCCTTCCGAGTTGTTGACCGCGTTGGCGATACCAGCGCAGTGGGTCCCGTGACCGTCGCCGTCGTCCCACGTGCCCTTGCCCGAGAAGTCCTTACCCGTACCGAGGTTGGCCTGCAGGTCGGGGTGGTCTTTGTCGATACCGGTGTCGAGGATGGCGATGTCGGCACCACTGCCGGTCTCGCCGTTGCTGTGTGCTACGTCGGCGTCCACGCGGTCGATGCCCCACGGCAGGGTCTGAGCGTGAGCGTGAACTTTGCCGTTCTTCTCGACGTAGCGGACGTTCTTTCGCTTGGCGAGTCCTCGCGCGGCGTTCGCCGACGCGCGGATAGTGATGATGTCGAGCGAATTGAACTCTCGGACCACGTCGTTCGCGGCGTTGCGCGCCGCCTGTCGCGCTTTGTCGCCGCGGAAACCGACGTTGATTTCGACCGTGCCCTTCGCACCGGCCAGACTGGCCAGTCCGGTCGCGGCCACCGCACCGCCAGCCGTCTTCAGCACGTTCCGCCTCGAAACTCCGTTGTTATCTTTTGTCATGCGTAAATTACATCGCTCCATGGGGACTTAATAATTCTCCCTAGAGTTAGGAAATTAATATATTGTCCGATAGTTGAGAAAAGAGCGCAAAACGGGTTTCGGGAACTCCATCGGCTAGCTATCGGGCTATTAAGACAATAAAATGTTTCTTTTGGCCGTATTTAGAGTCCTCAAAGACGTACAGATATTGCTCTCCCCGCTCGACGCAAATGTAGATTCATCTCGAATTACGTTGGCGCAAAAAGAAATTCGAATCGACGGTCGTCTCACGCACCGATTCCGATGGACGTTCGCGGAATCAGGCCGAGACGGTCGTGGTCTGGGTGGCCGTGTTGCCCTTCGAGTCGGTGACGGTGAGCGTCACGTCGTAGGTGCCGCTTCCCTTCTTCTCCTCCAGTCGGGCCGACCCCGACCCGTTGGAGCCACTGACCGACGTGGTGGTCGAATCGACGGTCGTGGATTGGACGAGTTCGAGGTCGACCGACGCGAGGTCGCCGTCGGCGTCCGAGACGCTCCAACTCACGTCGAAGCGTGCCCAGCCACCGTTGCTGGCACTCGTGGCCGAGAGCGAGTCCACGGCGGGCGCGGTGTCGCCCGTGCCGCCGCCACCGCCGCCGCCGTCACCGGCGAGCGCGGCTTCCACGTCGAGGAGACCGGCACCCTGCTCGTTGGTGCCGAGACCGATGTCCTCGGCGTTGTTCTTGAGGGCGCTCCGGGCCTCGGTGTTGGACATGCCAGTGGCCATGAGTTGGGCACCCGCACCGGAGACGTGGGGACACGACATCGAGGTGCCCGAGAGGGTGTTGTAGCCGCCGCCTGCGTAGGTCGAGTAGACGCTTCCGCCGGGCGCGGCGAGTTCGATTTCCGAACCGGTCGACGAGAAACTCGATAGTCCGTCGTCCTCGTCGGTCGAGGAGATAGCCATCGCGTTGCTGTAGGCCGCGGGGTAACCAACACAGTCCGAACACGGACCGGAGTTACCTGCCGAGGAGACCACCAGCACGCCGTTGTTGTAGGCGTAGTCCACGGCGTCGCGGAGGGTCGAGGTTCCGGAACTCGCGCCGAGGCTCAGGCTCGCAACGTCGTAGCCCTTGTTGGCGGTCCACTCGATACCGGCGGCAACGTCCGAGAACGAACCGCTCCCGTCGTCGCCCAGCACCTTGCCAGCGTGGAGCGTGGCCTCGGTGGAGACACCGACGACACCCTCAGTGTTGTTGACAGCGTTGGCGATACCCGCACAGTGGGTACCGTGACCGTCGCCGTCGTTCCACGTGCCCTTGCCGGAGAAGTCCTTCCCGTTGCCGAGGTTGGCTTTCAGGTCGGGGTGGTCTTTGTCGATACCAGTGTCGAGGATGGCGATGTCGGCACCACTGCCGGTGTCACCGTTGGAGTGCGCCACGTCGGCGTCCACGCGGTCGATGCCCCACGGCAGGGTCTGGGCGTGAGCGTGAACTTTGCCGTTCTTCTCGACGTACCGGATGTTCGGGTTGTTCTGAAGCCCTTGGGCCGCCTTCGCGGGCATCTTGGCCGTCACGATGTCGAGCGACTCGAACTGTCGCACCGTCTCGTCGGCCTTCTTGAGGGTGTCCTGCCGACCGCGCTCGGACGCGAAGCCGACGTTGACCTCTACCTGCCCCGTCGCTCCGGCGAGTCCGGCGAGTCCCGCCCCAGCAACCGCGCTTCCGGCGACCTTAAGTACATTTCTCCTCGAAAGTCCGCTGTTATTATCTGCCACACCTCATGAAATAGGTTATCACACCTTAAACATTTCCATGAGAGATATGAACCTTTTGGCCGTTTCCCGGAACCTTCGTCTGACGTAAGAACTATACTGTTTCGCTCGGCCCATGTCTCTATGGGCTTCATGAGCAAGATTCTCGGCGACCGGGACGCACACACCGCCGAGGACTACGTCGAACTCAATCTCGACGACTTCGACACGGCGTCGAGCGACGCCGCGATGCAGGTCCACATCGCCGAGATTCAGGGCCAGCAGGACGTAATCGCTATCAAAGACGCTATCTACGACGGCGACCTCGTAGTCGCGGACATCACCCGACTCCGGACCGAGGACACCACGGTCGAACGCATCACCAACGAACTCCAGCAGGTCGCCCGCGAAGTTGACGGCGACATCGTTCAGAAGGGCGACGACCAGATTCTGGTCACGCCGACCGGCGTGAAAATCAGCAGAGAGAAGTTGACGCGCTGACTTCCCGATTTACTTCTACTTCAGCGCACGCTCGACGCTTCCCGCGACGTTCCGGGCTTTTTCGGCGAGCGATTCGGAGATGTCGCCCGCTTCGACCGCTTCGTCCAGTTCGTCGTCGTCCACGCGCCGGACCTCGCCGTCGGGCGTCTTCACCACGTCAACGTGGAGGTCCACGTACCGCGCCGAGTCGGGGAACAACTCGACCGGCGTGCAGACGTTGACGTAGGTGCCCTTGCTCCGACCCTCCTCGCTCTTGTAGACCGTCGGGTACCACCACCTGCCCTCGCGGAACTTGGTGATTGCCACGTCGCCCGACTCGCGGTCGGTCCCCAGCGCGTCGTAGGTTCCTCGGCCCGACATCTGCCGGCGGACCGTGACCTTGCCCTCGTCCGGGAGACACTCCGAGACTTCCCCGCGGCCCAGCGAGAAACACCGACCGTCCGGCTTGCCGTGGCGGATTTCGAGGCGGTCGCCCGCCGAGGGGCCGAACTGCCGGAGCGCCGCGCCGGTCGGGAACTCGTCGGTCCCGCCTTCGCCCTCGTCGCCGCCGAGCGCGTCTGTCTCGGTCCAGAGGTCCTCCACGAAATCGACCGCCGCGCTCGCGGACTTGTGGGCGGACTTGACTCGGTGGTGGCCCGGCATGGTCGTGGTCACGGCCCGGCGCTCGTCGTCCAGCGCGAATCTGGACTCCCGGCCGAACCAGCACCACGTCGTGGCCTCGGGCGCAGAGAGTTTCCGGGGTAGGTCCCGGTCTCCCTCCTCCGGGCTATCCGGCGCGTCCGCGAGGTCCGCGTCGATTGCCTCGGCCCGTTCGACTGCCGCCCCGAGCGCGTCGTCCATCGCGTCCATCCCGGCGTCCCCGGCAGGGTACTCCCACCGGACGCCCCAGTCGTCGGGGACCTCGGTCGGAAGCATCTCGGTGGTTCGGGCGAGTTCGGTCTTGGTGGCCTCGTCGCCCGAGGCAACGATTCGGTCGATGCCCTTCGAGAGACTAGCCACCCCGCCGAACGCCTGCATCTCGGTGCCGAGAGTGGGCCGCCTGTCGGCCCACGGGGCCGCGGGGTCCTGAACCTGCACCCGAACTCGGTCGTCCTCGTGGACTCGCCGGTCTATCTTCCCGAAGGAGAGGTAGCCCTCCCGGTCGCCCAAATTCACGACTGCGCCGCCGCCGAGCGTCTCGGTGACGACGCCGTCGAAGATTGCTCCTCGGGGGGCCGGGTCGGTCCACTGGAAGGTGTCGATACCGAGGCCGGCGAGGACCTCGGCAATCGCTTCGACCGCTTCCGGGTCGCCGACGATGCCCGCGCCCTGCCGGTCGTCGGTGGTCTCGACGCTGGCGTCGTACTCCTCGGCCGGAAAGTCGGCGTCGAAGCGCCGCCGAATCGGGGGCGAGGCCTGCACGACGTCGAACTCCTCGCGGAGGCGCTCGGTCAGCGCGGTGGTGTAGATACCGCGAATCCGGACCCTACTCATTGTCGCTCGCGCTCGAAAATTTGCGGTCGGTCTGCGGTCGGTCGGCGCTCGGTCCGTTTGCGACTCGCTCGGTGTTCATACCCGAAGGCTCGCAGGGCGGACCCTTCGGTTTAGCGATTCGGGAAAACGGGGGCCGAAACTCAGTCGTCGGCCGGGACCGAACCGGTCCAGTTGGCGTCGGTCGTGGCCGGGGAGGGTTCGGCGTCGGGCGCGCGCTCCTTGATTTCGTTGGTTTCTTGTGCTGTCTCGTCTGTTTCGTCGTCTGTCACGTCGTGTACGTCGTCTTCCGGCGGGGCGGTGTACATCATCCCGCGGCTTTCGCTTCGGTACGTCATCGTTGTCCACGCTGTGTTCGATTCTCCTTGATAAGGTTTCCCCTGCGAGTGTTAATGGTGTATAATCACAATTAAGGTATGAAAGGTGATGGTGAGCCAGATAATTGGGACTGGAACCCGTAGCCGGCGGCGATGGAAGATGAACGCGACCCGATTGCGGACGGTGCGACCGACTCGGCGGACCTCTACGACATTGCCACGTGGGAGCCTCGAGGACTGCTCGACCGGATTTCGGCCGGGGTGTACGGTGCGCTGAATGCAGTCGCGCCCTACGTCGTCGCGCTGTTCGTACTCGTCGTCGTCTTGGTCGAACTGCTCCTGTTCGGGGTCGCCATCACGTCCTTCAGGAACCCCGTCGTCGGCGCGTTCGTCCTGCTGTCGGTGGTGCCCGCCTTCGCGCTGGCGGTCTACATCTGGTACGCCGACGTGACGACCTCCGAACCGCTCTGGTTGCTGGCGCTGACCTTCCTGTTGAGCGTCCTGCTTGCGAGTTTCGCGGCCATCGTCAACACGCTCCTCCAGCCGGTGGTCACGCTGGTCCCGGTGGTCGGGATGACGCTGTTCTTCTACCTCGTGGTCGCGCCGGTCGAGGAGACCGTCAAATGGCTCGCAGTCCGGCTCTGGGCGTTCAGAGACGCCCGGTTCGACGCGGTTATCGACGGCGCGGTCTACGGCGCGGTGGCGGGCCTCGGCTTCGCCACCATCGAGAACGCCATCTACATCACGCAGGGCCTCGGCTCGTCGGCCCCGCTCGGTGCCGACGCCATCGCCAGCGCGGGCCAGACCGCCGCGGTCCGCCTGCTGGCCGGGCCGGGCCACGTCATCTACTCGGCGTTCGCGGGCTACTACCTCGGGTTGGCCAAGTTCAACCGGGAGAACGCGGGTCCTATCGTGGTCAAGGGCCTCCTCATCGCGTCGTTCATCCACGCGACCTACAACACGCTGGTCACCTACCTCAACCCGATTCTGGACCTCGCCGGGATTGCGGTCGCGCCCGGCGTGGCGTTCATCGGCTTCGTCGTGGTCTACGACAGCATCTTCGGCTACGTCCTCTACCGGAAGATTTCGCGCTACCGGAAGGCCTACCGGCAGGTCAACATGGGCCAGAGCGTTACGTTCGAGGACGCCGCGGGAGAGGGCGAGCGCGTCGGTCCAGCCGAGAGCGACGGCGGTTCCGAGGGCAAGTCGGAGTAGCGACCGCCTCCACTCGGTCGTTCTCCCGCTCGACTACCGAAAAAATGCGGCGACTGCTCAGTGTTCCAGCGTCTCCGCGATTCCGTCGTCGGCGTCGTCCGAAACCTCGAACCCGGCGTCTTCGAGCAGATTCTCGGCGTACTTCGCAATCACGTCCACTTCGAGGTGAACCGGGTCGCCGACCGTCTTCTCCGAGAGGTTGGTCACGTCGCGGGTCTCCGGGATGATGGCGACCGAGAAGGTCTCCTCGCCGCGCTCGGCGACAGTGAGGCTGATGCCGTCCACCGCAATCGACCCCTTGTCCACGACGTACTTGCCGACGCCCTCCGGGATGGCGAACTCGTATTCCCAGTCCTCGCCCACTTGCTGGATGTCCACTACTTCGGCGGTGGTGTCCACGTGGCCCTGCACGACGTGCCCGTCGAATCGCCCGTCGGCGGGCATCGCGCGTTCGAGGTTCACCGGGTCGTCCGCCTCAACCTCGCCGAGGTAGGTCTTTGCGACCGTCTCGCTGGCGAGAAAGACCTCGAACCAACCGGGACCGTGGTCCTCGACCGTCAGGCAGACCCCGCTGACGCTGACGCTCTGGCCGCGTTCGAGATTTCGGGCGGCCTCGTCGGCCTCGATTCGGAGGCGACGGCCCTCGTCGGTGACGGTTACGTCGGTGACCTCGCCCTGCTCCTCAACGATTCCGGTAAACATACCAGATTTGTGGGTCTGGTCGGATGAAAAGGATTCCGGAGTCGGGGAGTCGTGCCGAGTGACTGGGAAGGTACTCCGGGAGTCGTGTGGTTTCGACTACTGTCCGACCGGCGTTCGCTGTCGGCTTTGGAACCGACTCGATTGGCTCAAC
This genomic window contains:
- a CDS encoding DUF6432 family protein, which translates into the protein MKAKREYRDREEVEVAVLDALVDRNDDGMTVFEIRSRVDADIDELETALANLKDDGLISANEGDHRTLITPDEQVIPDPDEEVEEPSFVDKIIERLPL
- a CDS encoding RNA-binding protein, translating into MEVKSRHHLRSDEVREIEDALADGLGVELNADTYELVELEDSEFELVLVDGDPAVLYYEEEPFLTVRGANEYPPQTRVVTVDAGAVSFVSDGADVMRPGITEADEDISAGDLVAIAEESHGKVLAIGRAQTEGSDMVGSEGKVVSSVHHVGDELYEFNV
- a CDS encoding DUF1028 domain-containing protein; protein product: MTFSICVREEYTDSDGTDQTRFGVAVTTRLPAVGTLCPFASESGAVATQSLVNVELGRKGIEYLDDGLAVEDALQALLNADEGASQRQLHGVDSEGTFVFSGDECKDWYGHIEGDSYTVAGNLLTGESVIEAVADEYEQSAPPRGAETSSAETRDGRDDDRPLAERLVDALSAGYAEGGDKREDLHVQSAALLVERTEEREMEPYYDDLRVDATETPIDDLRETYELASEGFEMAVERYEEAYDEDELDEAGDESPDGEATDE
- a CDS encoding S8 family serine peptidase, with the translated sequence MTKDNNGVSRRNVLKTAGGAVAATGLASLAGAKGTVEINVGFRGDKARQAARNAANDVVREFNSLDIITIRASANAARGLAKRKNVRYVEKNGKVHAHAQTLPWGIDRVDADVAHSNGETGSGADIAILDTGIDKDHPDLQANLGTGKDFSGKGTWDDGDGHGTHCAGIANAVNNSEGVVGVSTEATLHAGKVLGDDGSGSFSDVAAGIEWAADQGYDVASLSLGASSGTSALKDAVDYAYNNGVLVVSSAGNSGPCSDCVGYPAAYSNAMAISSTDEDDSLSSFSSTGSEIELAAPGGSVYSTYAGGGYDTLSGTSMSCPHVSGAGAQLMANGASNTEARSTLKNTAEDIGLGSNEQGAGLLDVEAAINGDTGGGGGGDCLDATQWPSGTGSSGSENIDAVTVTGQFSESSADNAYEDFTCSGPITVSAGGSFDIELDFSDGGYDGHYGNVYVDWDQNGDWSTATETQIMSNVNDDTSTYTATVDVPSDAATGQTLVRVRLSWNSFEEPGVTGDYGEVNDFTVEVQ
- a CDS encoding S8 family serine peptidase, with product MADNNSGLSRRNVLKVAGSAVAGAGLAGLAGATGQVEVNVGFASERGRQDTLKKADETVRQFESLDIVTAKMPAKAAQGLQNNPNIRYVEKNGKVHAHAQTLPWGIDRVDADVAHSNGDTGSGADIAILDTGIDKDHPDLKANLGNGKDFSGKGTWNDGDGHGTHCAGIANAVNNTEGVVGVSTEATLHAGKVLGDDGSGSFSDVAAGIEWTANKGYDVASLSLGASSGTSTLRDAVDYAYNNGVLVVSSAGNSGPCSDCVGYPAAYSNAMAISSTDEDDGLSSFSSTGSEIELAAPGGSVYSTYAGGGYNTLSGTSMSCPHVSGAGAQLMATGMSNTEARSALKNNAEDIGLGTNEQGAGLLDVEAALAGDGGGGGGGTGDTAPAVDSLSATSASNGGWARFDVSWSVSDADGDLASVDLELVQSTTVDSTTTSVSGSNGSGSARLEEKKGSGTYDVTLTVTDSKGNTATQTTTVSA
- a CDS encoding cell division protein SepF codes for the protein MGFMSKILGDRDAHTAEDYVELNLDDFDTASSDAAMQVHIAEIQGQQDVIAIKDAIYDGDLVVADITRLRTEDTTVERITNELQQVAREVDGDIVQKGDDQILVTPTGVKISREKLTR
- a CDS encoding DUF402 domain-containing protein: MSRVRIRGIYTTALTERLREEFDVVQASPPIRRRFDADFPAEEYDASVETTDDRQGAGIVGDPEAVEAIAEVLAGLGIDTFQWTDPAPRGAIFDGVVTETLGGGAVVNLGDREGYLSFGKIDRRVHEDDRVRVQVQDPAAPWADRRPTLGTEMQAFGGVASLSKGIDRIVASGDEATKTELARTTEMLPTEVPDDWGVRWEYPAGDAGMDAMDDALGAAVERAEAIDADLADAPDSPEEGDRDLPRKLSAPEATTWCWFGRESRFALDDERRAVTTTMPGHHRVKSAHKSASAAVDFVEDLWTETDALGGDEGEGGTDEFPTGAALRQFGPSAGDRLEIRHGKPDGRCFSLGRGEVSECLPDEGKVTVRRQMSGRGTYDALGTDRESGDVAITKFREGRWWYPTVYKSEEGRSKGTYVNVCTPVELFPDSARYVDLHVDVVKTPDGEVRRVDDDELDEAVEAGDISESLAEKARNVAGSVERALK
- a CDS encoding PrsW family intramembrane metalloprotease is translated as MEDERDPIADGATDSADLYDIATWEPRGLLDRISAGVYGALNAVAPYVVALFVLVVVLVELLLFGVAITSFRNPVVGAFVLLSVVPAFALAVYIWYADVTTSEPLWLLALTFLLSVLLASFAAIVNTLLQPVVTLVPVVGMTLFFYLVVAPVEETVKWLAVRLWAFRDARFDAVIDGAVYGAVAGLGFATIENAIYITQGLGSSAPLGADAIASAGQTAAVRLLAGPGHVIYSAFAGYYLGLAKFNRENAGPIVVKGLLIASFIHATYNTLVTYLNPILDLAGIAVAPGVAFIGFVVVYDSIFGYVLYRKISRYRKAYRQVNMGQSVTFEDAAGEGERVGPAESDGGSEGKSE
- a CDS encoding riboflavin synthase produces the protein MFTGIVEEQGEVTDVTVTDEGRRLRIEADEAARNLERGQSVSVSGVCLTVEDHGPGWFEVFLASETVAKTYLGEVEADDPVNLERAMPADGRFDGHVVQGHVDTTAEVVDIQQVGEDWEYEFAIPEGVGKYVVDKGSIAVDGISLTVAERGEETFSVAIIPETRDVTNLSEKTVGDPVHLEVDVIAKYAENLLEDAGFEVSDDADDGIAETLEH